From a single Streptomyces sp. NBC_00377 genomic region:
- a CDS encoding DUF485 domain-containing protein: MQSSNGRAHAGGDGHDSRAPAPQAREHPHSPGRAFVDVPGEVRYEDPWYDALASGWGESAVMGASVTDVPAARRQRETGAQAAAQIYLEVQRSAAFQEVRSRYRRFVVPAVAAFFIWYVAYVVTATTAPGLMARPVAGAVNVGLLAGLGQFLSTFLLTWAYARHARLRRDRAALELRWDTQELTRGAKGGAS, translated from the coding sequence ATGCAGTCAAGCAACGGTCGTGCCCACGCCGGCGGGGACGGTCACGACAGCCGTGCCCCCGCGCCACAGGCGCGCGAACACCCTCACTCTCCGGGCCGAGCGTTCGTCGACGTGCCAGGGGAAGTGCGCTACGAGGACCCGTGGTACGACGCGCTCGCCTCGGGCTGGGGCGAGTCGGCCGTCATGGGCGCGTCCGTGACCGACGTTCCCGCAGCACGTCGGCAGCGGGAGACCGGAGCCCAGGCAGCGGCCCAGATCTACCTCGAGGTGCAGCGCAGCGCGGCCTTTCAGGAGGTGCGCAGCCGGTACCGGCGTTTCGTGGTGCCCGCCGTCGCCGCATTCTTCATCTGGTATGTGGCCTACGTCGTGACCGCGACGACGGCGCCCGGGCTGATGGCCCGGCCGGTGGCGGGCGCGGTGAACGTGGGATTGCTGGCCGGGTTGGGACAGTTCCTCAGCACGTTTCTGCTCACCTGGGCCTATGCCCGGCACGCACGCCTGCGAAGGGACCGCGCGGCCCTCGAACTGCGCTGGGACACACAGGAGCTGACCCGTGGAGCAAAGGGCGGTGCGTCGTGA
- a CDS encoding ABC transporter substrate-binding protein: MRTTVRYTALTAAALVALSSLTACANDAASTASTGSGSKGDGKGTKVKIMVGGLDKVIYLPAMLTQRLGYFDAEGLDVELLSEPAGVQAETALVSGQVQGAVGFYDHTLDLQVKGKDVESVVQFSHAPGEVEIVSTKAEGDITSPKDFKGKKLGVTGLGSSTDFLTKYLAVKNGVKVSEFTPVAVGAGPTFIAALQQGAIDGGMTTDPTVANILDKKAGKVLLDMRTPQGSEDALGGPYPSSSLYMQTDWVNSHKDTVQKLANAFVKTLTWMSTHSASEIAAKMPTDYSQGNKLLYSVAIKNTLPMFTKDGVMPKNGPETVEKVLKAFNPTIQNADVDLDKTYTTEFVEKAVG; encoded by the coding sequence ATGCGCACAACCGTCAGATACACGGCCCTGACCGCCGCCGCCCTGGTCGCCCTCTCCTCCCTCACCGCGTGTGCCAACGACGCCGCCAGTACCGCGTCCACCGGCTCGGGGAGCAAGGGGGACGGCAAGGGCACCAAGGTCAAGATCATGGTCGGTGGTCTGGACAAGGTCATCTACCTGCCCGCCATGCTCACCCAGCGCCTGGGCTACTTCGACGCCGAGGGGCTCGACGTCGAGCTGCTGAGCGAACCGGCCGGAGTCCAGGCCGAGACCGCGCTCGTCTCCGGCCAGGTCCAGGGCGCGGTCGGCTTCTACGATCACACCCTCGACCTTCAGGTGAAGGGCAAGGACGTGGAGTCCGTCGTGCAGTTCTCGCACGCCCCGGGTGAGGTGGAGATCGTCTCCACCAAGGCGGAGGGCGACATCACCTCGCCGAAGGACTTCAAGGGCAAGAAGCTCGGGGTCACGGGCCTCGGCTCCTCGACCGACTTCCTGACCAAGTACCTCGCCGTCAAGAACGGCGTCAAGGTCAGCGAGTTCACCCCGGTCGCCGTGGGTGCGGGGCCGACGTTCATCGCGGCGCTCCAGCAGGGAGCCATCGACGGCGGCATGACGACCGACCCGACCGTGGCGAACATCCTGGACAAGAAGGCGGGGAAGGTCCTGCTCGACATGCGCACCCCGCAGGGCTCCGAGGACGCGCTCGGCGGACCGTATCCCTCGTCGAGCCTGTACATGCAGACGGACTGGGTCAACAGCCACAAGGACACCGTCCAGAAGCTGGCCAACGCGTTCGTCAAGACGCTCACGTGGATGTCCACCCACAGCGCGAGCGAGATAGCCGCGAAGATGCCGACGGACTACTCGCAGGGGAACAAGCTGCTCTACTCGGTCGCCATCAAGAACACCCTGCCGATGTTCACCAAGGACGGCGTGATGCCCAAGAACGGCCCCGAGACCGTCGAGAAGGTCCTCAAGGCGTTCAACCCCACCATCCAGAACGCCGACGTGGACCTCGACAAGACGTACACCACCGAGTTCGTCGAGAAGGCCGTGGGCTGA
- a CDS encoding response regulator, translating into MIDVLVVDDDFRVAEINAKYVGKVPGFRVAARAHSAAQALGAIERGTIDLVLLDHYLPDQTGLQLVHHMREQGHGTDVIMITAAGDVRTVQTAMRLGALHYLVKPFTFAALRTRLDSYAALRRTVDRVGGHGIAGQEQVDRIFGALRTGPAPSSPGLPSGHSEPTTDLICAVLHRASHPLSAHEVAAETGLSRSTAQRYLRHLEQAGRLHLSLKYGDTGRPEHRYAWVAP; encoded by the coding sequence ATGATTGACGTCCTGGTGGTGGACGACGACTTCCGTGTCGCCGAGATCAACGCCAAGTACGTGGGAAAGGTTCCCGGTTTCCGGGTGGCCGCCCGCGCGCACAGTGCCGCCCAGGCGCTGGGCGCCATCGAGCGCGGGACCATCGACCTGGTGCTGCTCGACCACTACCTGCCCGACCAGACCGGCCTCCAGCTCGTCCACCACATGCGTGAACAGGGCCACGGCACCGACGTCATCATGATCACGGCGGCCGGTGATGTCAGGACGGTGCAGACCGCGATGCGTCTGGGCGCCCTGCACTACCTGGTCAAACCCTTCACCTTCGCCGCGCTGCGCACCCGCCTCGATTCGTACGCCGCCCTGCGCCGCACGGTGGACCGGGTCGGTGGCCACGGCATCGCCGGCCAGGAGCAGGTCGACCGGATCTTCGGCGCCCTGCGTACGGGCCCTGCGCCGTCCTCGCCCGGCCTGCCGAGCGGCCACTCGGAGCCGACCACGGACCTGATCTGCGCGGTGCTGCACCGTGCGAGCCACCCGCTGTCGGCTCACGAGGTCGCCGCCGAGACCGGCCTGAGCCGCTCGACGGCGCAGCGCTATCTCCGTCACCTCGAACAGGCCGGACGCCTGCACCTCTCCCTCAAGTACGGCGACACGGGCCGCCCCGAACACCGGTACGCGTGGGTGGCGCCATAG
- a CDS encoding sensor histidine kinase: MSPTPPARRLRLGMPRRMFSQLLLMQLTIAAGVVVLATGLFLAPLSNQLDDQAMRRALAIAQTTAAVPQIAEDLRTTRPSVGGPVQREAERIRVASGAEYVVVMDLSGTRWSHADPKQVGGHVSTDPSQALAGKDVMEIDSGTMGRSARGKVPLRDDDGKIIGAVSVGIEYDSVRARLIHAIPGLFAYAGGALAVGALAAWLISRRVQRQTRDLAFSDISALLAEREAMLHGIREGVVALDRAGRVRLLNDEAQRLLGIGEEVVGRSPDEALGEGRTADVLAGRVTGTDLIAVRGQRVLVVNRMPTDDGGAVATLRDRTELEQLGRELDSTHGLIDALRAQDHEHANRMHTLLGLLELEMYDDAVEFVGEVVGDHRATAEQVTEKIGDPLLAALLVGKATVAAERGVALWVSDRTRLPDRLIDPRGLVTVVGNLVDNALDAVGGKPHARVEVELRVEGRTAVLRVRDTGPGIPAEQRELIFTEGWSTKKPPAHGKRGIGLSLVRRLAERQGGHATVDDAAGGGAEFTVVLPEALTASDLEPALVAPGKITDEEESR; this comes from the coding sequence ATGAGCCCCACTCCCCCCGCCCGTCGCCTGCGCCTCGGAATGCCGCGCCGCATGTTCTCGCAGCTTCTGCTCATGCAGCTGACGATCGCCGCGGGAGTCGTGGTGCTCGCGACCGGACTGTTCCTCGCCCCGCTCAGCAACCAGCTCGACGACCAGGCGATGCGCCGGGCCCTCGCCATCGCCCAGACCACCGCGGCCGTGCCGCAGATCGCAGAGGACCTTCGGACCACCCGGCCGTCGGTCGGCGGACCGGTGCAGCGGGAGGCCGAGCGGATCCGCGTGGCCAGCGGTGCCGAGTACGTCGTGGTGATGGATCTCAGCGGTACACGCTGGTCGCACGCCGACCCGAAACAGGTCGGCGGCCACGTCTCGACGGACCCGAGCCAGGCCCTGGCCGGCAAGGACGTCATGGAGATCGACAGCGGCACCATGGGCCGCTCGGCCCGCGGCAAGGTGCCCCTGCGCGACGACGACGGCAAGATCATCGGCGCGGTCTCGGTCGGTATCGAGTACGACAGCGTGCGGGCCCGGCTGATCCACGCGATCCCCGGGCTGTTCGCCTACGCAGGCGGCGCCCTCGCCGTGGGCGCGCTGGCCGCCTGGCTGATCTCCCGACGGGTCCAGCGCCAGACCCGGGACCTGGCCTTCTCCGACATCTCGGCGCTGCTCGCCGAACGCGAGGCGATGCTGCACGGCATCCGGGAGGGCGTGGTCGCCCTGGACCGGGCCGGCCGGGTCCGGCTGCTCAACGACGAGGCTCAGCGTCTTCTCGGCATCGGGGAGGAGGTGGTGGGCAGATCCCCCGACGAGGCGCTCGGTGAGGGGCGTACGGCCGACGTGCTGGCGGGCCGGGTGACCGGCACGGACCTGATCGCCGTCCGCGGCCAGCGCGTCCTGGTCGTCAACCGGATGCCCACCGACGACGGCGGCGCCGTGGCCACCCTGCGCGACCGCACCGAACTGGAACAGCTCGGCCGTGAACTCGACTCGACGCACGGCCTCATCGACGCGCTGCGCGCCCAGGACCACGAGCACGCCAACCGGATGCACACACTGCTGGGGCTGCTCGAACTGGAGATGTACGACGACGCCGTGGAATTCGTCGGGGAGGTCGTCGGCGATCACCGGGCCACCGCGGAGCAAGTGACCGAGAAGATCGGGGACCCGCTGCTCGCCGCGCTGCTGGTCGGCAAGGCGACCGTCGCGGCCGAACGCGGCGTCGCCCTGTGGGTATCGGACCGCACCCGGCTGCCGGACCGCCTGATCGACCCGCGCGGGCTGGTCACGGTCGTCGGCAACCTCGTGGACAACGCGCTCGACGCCGTCGGGGGCAAGCCGCACGCGCGCGTGGAGGTCGAACTGCGTGTGGAGGGCCGCACGGCGGTTCTGAGGGTGCGGGACACGGGGCCCGGAATCCCGGCCGAGCAACGGGAGCTGATCTTCACCGAGGGCTGGTCCACGAAGAAGCCGCCTGCGCACGGCAAGCGTGGCATCGGGCTCTCCCTGGTGCGCAGACTCGCCGAGCGGCAGGGCGGGCACGCCACGGTCGACGACGCGGCGGGCGGGGGCGCCGAGTTCACCGTCGTCCTGCCGGAGGCGCTGACCGCGTCCGACCTGGAACCCGCTCTGGTCGCACCGGGGAAGATCACTGACGAGGAGGAGTCGCGATGA
- a CDS encoding sensor histidine kinase, with amino-acid sequence MTENVWTRWPSREALGPRGVSRTRRLLAWAVRLLVVGALSWSALHDSRAHGWAAVAGAGGALVAGGLAWALFRTTLEHRLFPSLALLLMLLGLAAGAEAAEFRSPAVALWCGCAIAALERLPLGAALPAASVGFAAFAVVNDDPGVTTAAAIGGMALAGYALRLDAEARGNAQRLLAQERAARMAEAESAALAERARIAREIHDVLAHSLSAQLVHLEAARLLIERGADREQILERVVAARGMARDGLEETRQSLSALRGELTPLEDFLTDLVLASDGAEVTVGGERRPLPVEASQAVRRVAQEALTNARKHAPGAKVRVRLEYGSHEVTLHVRDSGGPPGELAGAGGGYGLLGMRERAELLGGSLAAGPDEEGFVVTLKVPV; translated from the coding sequence GTGACGGAGAACGTCTGGACACGCTGGCCCTCACGGGAGGCGCTGGGGCCCAGAGGAGTCTCACGCACCAGGCGACTGCTGGCTTGGGCTGTACGGCTGCTGGTCGTGGGCGCGCTGTCGTGGAGCGCCTTGCACGACAGCCGCGCACACGGGTGGGCCGCGGTCGCGGGGGCCGGCGGAGCGCTGGTGGCTGGTGGGCTGGCGTGGGCGCTGTTCCGGACCACGCTCGAGCACCGGCTGTTTCCGTCCCTGGCCCTTCTCCTCATGCTGCTGGGGCTGGCGGCCGGGGCCGAGGCCGCCGAGTTCCGCTCTCCCGCCGTGGCGCTGTGGTGCGGATGTGCCATCGCGGCACTGGAACGGCTGCCGCTGGGGGCGGCGCTTCCGGCGGCTTCGGTCGGGTTCGCGGCGTTCGCCGTCGTCAACGACGATCCGGGGGTGACCACGGCCGCCGCCATCGGGGGTATGGCCCTCGCCGGATACGCATTGCGTCTGGACGCCGAAGCCAGGGGCAACGCACAGCGACTGCTCGCTCAGGAGCGGGCCGCCCGCATGGCCGAGGCCGAGTCGGCCGCACTCGCGGAGCGGGCCCGCATCGCCCGGGAGATCCACGATGTCCTGGCCCACAGTCTCTCCGCGCAGCTCGTGCATCTGGAGGCGGCCCGGCTGCTGATCGAGCGGGGCGCGGATCGCGAGCAGATCCTCGAGCGCGTGGTGGCGGCACGGGGGATGGCCCGCGACGGGCTCGAGGAAACCAGACAGTCGCTCTCCGCTCTGCGCGGTGAGCTGACGCCCCTGGAGGACTTCCTGACCGACCTCGTCCTCGCGTCCGACGGCGCCGAGGTCACCGTGGGAGGCGAGCGCCGACCGCTTCCGGTGGAGGCGTCGCAGGCGGTGCGCAGGGTCGCACAGGAGGCTTTGACGAACGCGCGCAAACACGCACCGGGCGCGAAGGTTCGCGTACGGCTGGAGTACGGCTCGCACGAAGTGACTCTGCACGTGAGGGACTCGGGGGGTCCGCCGGGCGAACTGGCCGGGGCCGGGGGCGGGTACGGTCTGCTGGGTATGCGGGAGCGCGCCGAACTGCTGGGCGGGTCGCTCGCCGCCGGACCGGACGAGGAAGGGTTCGTGGTGACGCTGAAGGTGCCGGTATGA
- a CDS encoding DUF1453 domain-containing protein: MSGLVNALLIVAVTAFVIVRQFRASSIDTDRRWWLLPGILAVMALREPDLLDAGHHTASVLVLGAELAVPLAMGAAWAWTTRIWVEPEGAVWSKSTGASVAVWGVGIGLRAALFAVGALLGVHQGSSDLMLGLAATLLVRSGILIRRVRSLSPAPVHAPAYGDRVPRSLWKERV, from the coding sequence ATGTCCGGGCTCGTCAACGCATTGCTGATCGTGGCCGTGACCGCATTCGTGATCGTGCGGCAGTTCCGTGCAAGCAGCATCGACACAGACCGGCGGTGGTGGCTTCTGCCGGGCATCCTGGCCGTCATGGCGCTGCGCGAGCCCGACCTGCTCGACGCCGGTCACCACACCGCATCGGTCCTGGTGCTCGGCGCCGAACTGGCCGTCCCCCTTGCCATGGGAGCAGCCTGGGCCTGGACCACCCGCATCTGGGTGGAGCCGGAGGGCGCCGTGTGGAGCAAGAGCACCGGAGCGAGCGTGGCCGTCTGGGGCGTCGGCATAGGTCTGCGAGCGGCTCTCTTCGCGGTCGGTGCGCTGCTGGGCGTCCATCAGGGCAGCTCGGACCTGATGCTGGGACTCGCGGCCACCCTGCTGGTCCGCTCCGGGATCCTGATCCGGCGCGTGCGGTCCTTGAGCCCTGCCCCCGTCCACGCCCCGGCGTACGGTGACCGCGTGCCCCGGTCCCTGTGGAAGGAGCGCGTGTGA
- a CDS encoding solute symporter family protein — translation MSGNQQALVLSLFSVFVAVTLGITTWVSRNRHGSEEEFYVGGRLFSPMENGFAIAGDYMSAASFLGVTGLIALFGYDGLLYVVGFLVAWLVVLFLVAELVRNCGRFTLADVVAARMSERPVRIAAGTSSVTVSVLYLVAQMVGAGSLVALLLGNTGEAAQAWAVIGVGALMVVYVSFGGMRATTWIQIVKAILLLAGAIVLTVLVLARFHGDFDQLLRTAAERSGHGDAFLAPGLKYGGDWTARFDLMSLGLALVLGTAGLPHILSRFYTVPTAQAARRSVVWSIALIGGFYLMTIVLGFGAAAIVGPAAVRGSNAAGNTAVPLLALDLGGGAGSAGGAVLFAVVGAVAFATILAVVAGITLASSASVAHDLYASLRRRRSKPRSEVAVARVAAVGVGVVAIALGLLARDLNVAFLVGLAFAVAASANLPVLLYSLFWRGFTTRGAVWAVYGGLVPALALVVLSPVVSGSPESLFPDVDFQYFPLQNPGLVSIPLGFLAGWLGTVTSAEVADEAKHAETEVRSLTGAGAA, via the coding sequence GTGAGCGGCAACCAACAGGCGCTGGTGCTGTCGCTGTTCAGCGTCTTCGTCGCGGTCACGCTGGGGATCACGACCTGGGTGAGTCGCAACCGGCACGGTTCGGAGGAGGAGTTCTACGTCGGCGGGCGGCTGTTCTCTCCCATGGAGAATGGTTTTGCCATCGCGGGCGACTACATGTCGGCCGCCTCCTTCCTGGGTGTCACCGGACTCATCGCCCTGTTCGGGTACGACGGGCTGCTGTATGTGGTCGGCTTCCTGGTGGCCTGGCTGGTGGTGCTGTTCCTCGTCGCCGAACTGGTGCGCAACTGCGGGCGGTTCACGCTGGCCGACGTGGTGGCCGCGCGCATGAGCGAGCGGCCGGTACGCATCGCGGCGGGAACCTCCTCGGTCACCGTGTCCGTTCTCTATCTGGTGGCGCAGATGGTGGGCGCCGGAAGCCTGGTCGCGCTGCTCCTCGGGAACACCGGCGAGGCGGCCCAGGCCTGGGCGGTCATCGGGGTCGGTGCGCTCATGGTGGTCTATGTGTCGTTCGGAGGGATGCGGGCCACCACGTGGATCCAGATCGTCAAGGCAATTCTGCTGTTGGCCGGCGCCATCGTGCTCACCGTGCTCGTCCTGGCGCGCTTCCACGGTGACTTCGACCAGTTGCTGCGGACGGCCGCCGAGCGCAGCGGACACGGGGACGCGTTCCTGGCGCCCGGGCTGAAGTACGGCGGGGACTGGACCGCGCGCTTCGATCTCATGAGTCTGGGACTCGCGCTGGTGCTGGGCACGGCGGGTCTGCCGCACATCCTGTCCCGCTTCTACACCGTGCCGACCGCGCAGGCCGCCCGGCGCTCCGTCGTCTGGTCGATCGCGCTGATCGGCGGCTTCTACCTGATGACGATCGTCCTCGGTTTCGGTGCGGCGGCGATCGTCGGCCCGGCGGCGGTGCGGGGCTCGAACGCGGCGGGCAACACGGCGGTTCCGCTCCTGGCACTGGACCTGGGCGGTGGCGCGGGCTCCGCGGGCGGAGCGGTTCTGTTCGCGGTCGTGGGCGCCGTCGCCTTCGCCACGATCCTCGCCGTCGTCGCCGGGATCACGCTCGCCTCCTCGGCGTCGGTGGCGCATGACCTGTATGCATCCCTGCGCCGTCGGCGGAGCAAGCCCCGCAGCGAGGTCGCGGTGGCGCGGGTCGCCGCGGTGGGCGTCGGCGTCGTCGCGATCGCCCTCGGGCTGCTGGCCCGCGATCTCAATGTCGCCTTCCTGGTGGGGCTCGCCTTCGCCGTCGCCGCGTCCGCGAACCTGCCTGTGCTGCTGTACTCGCTGTTCTGGCGTGGCTTCACCACACGCGGCGCTGTGTGGGCGGTGTACGGCGGACTGGTTCCGGCCCTGGCCCTCGTCGTCCTGTCGCCGGTGGTGTCCGGGAGCCCCGAGTCGCTCTTCCCGGACGTCGACTTCCAGTACTTCCCGCTGCAGAACCCCGGCCTCGTCTCGATCCCGCTGGGCTTCCTGGCGGGCTGGCTGGGCACGGTCACCTCGGCCGAGGTCGCGGACGAGGCCAAGCACGCGGAGACCGAGGTGCGGTCACTGACGGGGGCGGGCGCCGCTTGA
- a CDS encoding response regulator transcription factor, whose protein sequence is MTQEAEGKPARVVVADDQTVVREGIVMLLGLLPGVEVVGAAGDGEEAVRLVAELAPDVVLMDLRMPRCDGVEATRRIRAEHPGTQVVVLTTYADDESLFPALRAGARGYLTKDAGGDEIVRAVHSVLSGDAGLSPSVQRRLLERLSAPEPEPAESAAVPDGLTTREAEVLTLIAEGLSNQEIARRLSVSTATVKTHINNMFSKTGLKDRAQAVRYAYAKGLVRPPRG, encoded by the coding sequence ATGACCCAGGAGGCGGAGGGAAAGCCCGCAAGGGTTGTGGTCGCGGACGATCAGACGGTCGTCCGGGAAGGCATCGTGATGCTGCTCGGACTGTTGCCGGGAGTCGAGGTCGTCGGCGCGGCCGGGGACGGGGAGGAGGCCGTGCGGCTCGTCGCCGAACTGGCCCCTGACGTCGTGCTGATGGACCTGCGCATGCCCCGCTGCGACGGAGTGGAGGCGACTCGACGCATCCGGGCCGAGCATCCCGGGACGCAGGTCGTGGTGCTCACGACCTACGCGGACGACGAATCCCTGTTCCCGGCGCTGAGAGCGGGCGCCCGCGGGTACCTGACCAAGGACGCGGGCGGGGACGAGATCGTACGGGCCGTGCACAGTGTGCTGTCCGGGGACGCGGGCCTGTCGCCGAGCGTCCAGCGCAGGCTGTTGGAGCGCCTGTCGGCGCCCGAACCGGAACCGGCCGAGTCCGCTGCGGTCCCCGACGGGCTCACGACGCGGGAGGCGGAGGTGCTGACGCTGATCGCCGAGGGACTCAGCAACCAGGAGATCGCGCGCAGGCTCAGCGTGTCCACCGCGACGGTGAAGACGCACATCAACAACATGTTCTCCAAGACAGGACTCAAGGACCGGGCCCAAGCGGTGCGTTACGCGTACGCGAAGGGGCTGGTCCGGCCGCCCAGGGGGTGA
- a CDS encoding ABC transporter permease: MSPDVLSTPVVGTVKAPDRAHSRARAARRRKVVVSAFRVLLLVAVLGLWEAFSRAKVIDPFNFSMPSKIWDQIYTWVTHGTALGSLGEQIWYTLHEALLGWVIGVVAGVVCGIALGRIAFLADVLGPYIKVLNSIPRIVLAPIFVIWFGLGPASKVASAVVLVFFPVFFNAFQGAREVDRNLVANARILGASDRRVTLQVVVPSATSWIFTSLHVSFGFALIGAIVGEYIGATKGIGLLVAQSQGTFNAAGVYAAMVILAVVALVAEGLLTFAERRIFRWKPSGSDS, translated from the coding sequence ATGTCGCCTGATGTGCTCAGCACGCCGGTCGTCGGCACCGTGAAGGCTCCGGACCGCGCCCACTCACGCGCGCGTGCCGCACGCAGACGCAAGGTCGTCGTGTCGGCGTTCCGTGTCCTGCTGCTGGTGGCCGTCCTGGGCCTGTGGGAGGCGTTCTCCCGGGCCAAGGTCATCGATCCCTTCAACTTCTCCATGCCCAGCAAGATCTGGGACCAGATCTACACCTGGGTGACGCACGGTACGGCGCTCGGCTCCCTGGGCGAGCAGATCTGGTACACGCTGCACGAGGCGCTGCTCGGCTGGGTCATCGGTGTCGTCGCCGGCGTCGTGTGCGGTATCGCACTGGGGCGGATCGCCTTTCTCGCCGACGTCCTCGGTCCCTACATCAAGGTGCTCAACTCCATACCCAGGATCGTGCTGGCCCCGATCTTCGTGATCTGGTTCGGCCTCGGCCCGGCCTCCAAGGTCGCCTCGGCCGTCGTCCTGGTGTTCTTCCCGGTCTTCTTCAACGCCTTCCAGGGCGCCCGGGAGGTCGACCGCAACCTCGTCGCCAACGCCCGCATCCTCGGCGCGAGCGACCGCAGGGTGACGCTCCAGGTGGTCGTGCCGTCCGCCACCTCCTGGATCTTCACCAGCCTCCACGTCAGCTTCGGCTTCGCCCTCATCGGCGCCATCGTCGGCGAGTACATCGGCGCGACCAAGGGGATCGGTCTGCTCGTCGCGCAGTCGCAGGGCACGTTCAACGCGGCGGGCGTGTACGCCGCGATGGTCATCCTCGCCGTCGTCGCACTCGTCGCGGAGGGGCTGCTGACCTTCGCCGAACGCCGCATCTTCCGCTGGAAACCGTCTGGCTCCGACAGCTGA
- a CDS encoding response regulator: MIEVLVVDDDSRVARVNAAYVEKVPGFHVAGEAHSAADALRRLELLPRVDLVLLDHYLPDETGLEVVQEMRRRGHQTDVIMVTAARDVSTVQAAMRQGALQYLVKPFAFAGLRTKLEAYAELRRALDGGGEAEQADVDRMFGALSAPSEPGLPKGHSPTTAELVRQSLMNAEGPLSAQEIADRTGVSRQTAQRYLKLLERTGRARLTLKYGDAGRPEHRYVWATRA, encoded by the coding sequence ATGATCGAGGTCCTGGTCGTGGACGACGATTCCAGGGTCGCCCGGGTCAACGCCGCCTACGTGGAGAAGGTGCCGGGCTTCCACGTCGCCGGCGAGGCCCACAGTGCGGCGGACGCGCTGCGCCGGCTGGAGCTCCTGCCCCGCGTCGACCTCGTCCTGCTGGATCACTACCTGCCCGACGAGACGGGTCTGGAGGTCGTCCAGGAGATGCGCCGGCGCGGCCACCAGACCGACGTGATCATGGTGACGGCCGCGCGGGACGTCTCCACGGTGCAGGCGGCCATGCGGCAGGGTGCCCTCCAGTACCTGGTGAAACCATTCGCCTTCGCGGGTCTGCGCACCAAGCTGGAGGCGTACGCGGAGCTGCGTCGCGCACTCGACGGCGGCGGGGAGGCCGAGCAGGCGGATGTCGACCGCATGTTCGGCGCGCTGTCCGCCCCCTCGGAGCCCGGCCTGCCGAAAGGGCACTCCCCCACCACCGCCGAGCTCGTGCGCCAGTCCCTGATGAACGCCGAAGGGCCCCTGTCGGCCCAGGAGATCGCCGACCGGACCGGGGTGAGCCGCCAGACCGCCCAGCGCTATCTGAAGCTCCTGGAGCGCACGGGAAGGGCGCGGCTGACCCTGAAGTACGGCGACGCGGGCCGCCCGGAACACCGTTACGTGTGGGCGACCCGCGCCTGA
- a CDS encoding ABC transporter ATP-binding protein, translated as MSAHTSPAIELRGASKVFRTPSGAPHTAVRELDLTVGHGEFVAVVGPTGCGKSTTLTLVSGLEEPTQGEVMVAGQPVRGVGDKVGFVFQQDATFPWRTVLSNVMAGPRFRGVPKAEAKRKAREWLARVGLTAFEDRYPHQLSGGQRKRVALAATFVNDPEILLMDEPFSALDVQTRALMSDELLELWEGTGASVVFVTHDLEESIALADKVVVMTAGPATVKQVFDIDLPRPRKVESVRLEPRFIEIYREIWESLGEEVRITRERSAAHVA; from the coding sequence ATGAGCGCACACACCAGCCCCGCCATCGAGCTGCGGGGCGCGAGCAAGGTCTTCAGGACCCCGTCGGGGGCCCCGCACACGGCCGTGCGGGAACTCGACCTCACGGTCGGCCATGGCGAGTTCGTGGCCGTCGTCGGCCCGACCGGCTGCGGCAAGTCGACCACCTTGACCCTGGTCAGCGGCCTGGAAGAGCCCACCCAGGGCGAGGTGATGGTCGCCGGGCAGCCCGTGCGTGGCGTCGGTGACAAGGTCGGCTTCGTCTTCCAGCAGGACGCCACCTTTCCCTGGCGTACGGTCCTGTCCAACGTCATGGCCGGGCCTCGCTTCCGCGGTGTGCCCAAGGCGGAGGCGAAGCGGAAGGCCCGCGAATGGCTGGCCCGGGTGGGGCTCACCGCCTTCGAGGACCGCTACCCGCACCAGCTGTCCGGAGGTCAGCGCAAACGCGTCGCCCTCGCCGCGACCTTTGTGAACGACCCCGAGATCCTCCTCATGGACGAGCCGTTCTCGGCTCTCGACGTGCAGACCAGAGCCCTGATGTCGGACGAACTCCTCGAGCTGTGGGAGGGGACCGGCGCGTCCGTCGTCTTCGTCACCCACGACCTGGAGGAGTCCATCGCGCTGGCCGACAAGGTCGTCGTGATGACCGCAGGCCCCGCCACGGTCAAGCAGGTCTTCGACATCGACCTGCCACGGCCGCGCAAGGTCGAGTCGGTGCGCCTCGAGCCGCGGTTCATCGAGATCTACCGCGAGATCTGGGAGTCCCTCGGCGAAGAGGTCCGCATCACCCGCGAGAGGAGCGCCGCCCATGTCGCCTGA